The following coding sequences are from one bacterium SCSIO 12741 window:
- a CDS encoding bifunctional phosphoribosyl-AMP cyclohydrolase/phosphoribosyl-ATP diphosphatase HisIE, which produces MNIDFEKGDGLVPVIVQNNQTLQVLMLGYMDEEAFEVTQATRRVTFFSRSKNRLWTKGQQSRNYLLVDEIRVDCDRDTLLIKATPQGPTCHTGSTSCFGEETSKGFIYELEKTIHQRIEANDRESYTNKLYRSGINKVAQKVGEEAVELIIEAKDHNDELFKNEAADLLYHYLILLKAKGFCVGDVEEVLLGRSIPTKL; this is translated from the coding sequence ATGAATATAGATTTTGAAAAAGGGGATGGATTGGTTCCCGTAATCGTTCAAAACAATCAAACCCTACAGGTGCTTATGCTGGGTTACATGGATGAAGAGGCCTTTGAGGTAACCCAGGCTACTCGACGCGTCACTTTTTTTAGCCGCAGCAAAAATCGACTTTGGACCAAGGGACAACAATCCAGGAACTATTTATTGGTCGATGAAATTCGGGTAGACTGTGACCGCGATACCCTCTTAATTAAAGCCACACCCCAAGGGCCCACCTGCCATACCGGTAGCACCTCCTGTTTTGGAGAAGAAACCAGCAAAGGATTTATCTATGAGCTGGAAAAAACCATTCACCAGCGAATCGAAGCAAACGACCGTGAATCGTATACCAACAAACTCTATCGAAGCGGGATCAACAAAGTGGCTCAGAAAGTAGGTGAAGAGGCCGTGGAGTTGATCATAGAAGCCAAAGACCACAACGACGAATTATTCAAAAACGAGGCGGCCGATTTGCTTTACCACTATCTGATCCTGCTGAAGGCAAAGGGGTTTTGTGTTGGGGACGTTGAAGAGGTTTTGTTGGGACGGAGTATACCGACTAAACTGTAA
- the hisF gene encoding imidazole glycerol phosphate synthase subunit HisF gives MLKKRIIPCLDIRNGRTVKGTNFVGIQDAGDPVEMARRYVQNGADELVLLDITATVEKRKTRVEWVQRVAREISVPFTVGGGINTLEDARILIQAGADKISLNSAAVQHPKLIQEMAREFGQQCVVVAIDTQYVRDKWKVFVHGGRTETALETVSWAQQAEKLGAGELLLTSINNDGTKTGFALNITHQVSQSVSIPVIASGGAGSLEHFKTVFEQTRATGGLAAGIFHYGEIAIAELKNYLSEEKIAIRQNYKR, from the coding sequence ATGCTAAAAAAGAGAATTATACCCTGCTTAGACATCCGGAATGGACGAACTGTGAAAGGGACGAATTTCGTGGGAATTCAAGATGCTGGCGATCCCGTGGAGATGGCTCGACGTTATGTTCAAAACGGTGCAGATGAGCTTGTTTTATTAGACATCACAGCCACCGTGGAAAAGCGAAAAACCAGGGTTGAATGGGTCCAACGAGTAGCTCGGGAGATTAGCGTTCCATTTACCGTTGGTGGTGGCATAAATACGCTAGAAGACGCTCGTATCCTCATCCAGGCCGGTGCCGATAAAATCAGCTTGAATTCTGCCGCAGTTCAACATCCTAAACTCATTCAGGAGATGGCCCGTGAATTTGGCCAACAATGCGTTGTAGTTGCCATTGACACCCAATATGTTCGGGATAAATGGAAAGTATTTGTCCACGGCGGCCGCACTGAGACTGCGCTTGAAACCGTATCCTGGGCTCAACAGGCCGAGAAATTAGGTGCTGGTGAACTTCTCCTGACTTCCATCAACAACGATGGCACCAAAACAGGATTTGCCTTAAACATAACCCATCAGGTTTCTCAAAGCGTATCCATTCCGGTCATTGCCTCCGGAGGTGCTGGTTCTCTGGAACATTTCAAAACCGTTTTTGAACAGACCCGAGCCACAGGTGGACTGGCCGCAGGAATCTTTCACTATGGTGAGATTGCCATAGCCGAGTTAAAGAACTATTTGTCCGAAGAAAAAATCGCCATAAGGCAGAACTATAAAAGATGA
- the hisA gene encoding 1-(5-phosphoribosyl)-5-[(5-phosphoribosylamino)methylideneamino]imidazole-4-carboxamide isomerase has product MRIIPAIDIINGKCVRLSQGDYQTQKVYHEDPLEVAKQFEASGIQYLHLVDLDGARAKRLINHSVLEKICTQTELHVDFGGGVQSHQDIQMAFECGAQQVTAGSIAVKNPLLFLDWINQYGKDKIILGADCHNRRIATHGWLENSDWEVVDFIQQYKHQGVEYVICTDIEKDGMLAGSSFELYQEIIEKTQVKLIASGGVSSLSDLKQLKEMGCEGAIIGKAIYEGNITLKELETLC; this is encoded by the coding sequence ATGAGAATTATACCTGCCATTGACATAATAAATGGAAAATGCGTGCGACTTTCTCAGGGAGATTACCAAACCCAAAAGGTCTACCATGAAGACCCACTGGAAGTGGCCAAACAGTTTGAAGCCAGCGGTATTCAATACCTACACTTGGTGGATTTAGACGGAGCCCGAGCGAAGCGACTGATTAACCATTCCGTTTTAGAAAAAATCTGCACCCAAACTGAATTGCACGTTGATTTTGGGGGCGGTGTTCAATCCCATCAAGATATCCAAATGGCCTTCGAATGCGGAGCACAACAGGTAACTGCAGGAAGCATCGCCGTGAAAAATCCGCTCCTTTTTCTGGATTGGATCAACCAATACGGAAAGGACAAAATCATACTCGGTGCCGATTGCCACAACCGAAGAATAGCCACCCACGGTTGGTTAGAAAATTCTGATTGGGAAGTAGTGGACTTTATCCAACAGTACAAGCATCAAGGGGTAGAATATGTCATTTGCACCGACATTGAGAAGGACGGAATGCTGGCCGGTAGCTCCTTTGAGCTCTACCAGGAGATCATTGAGAAAACCCAGGTAAAGCTGATAGCCAGCGGAGGCGTATCCTCCCTATCCGACCTAAAGCAATTGAAAGAAATGGGCTGCGAAGGAGCCATCATCGGCAAGGCCATTTATGAAGGAAACATCACCTTAAAAGAATTGGAAACATTATGCTAA
- a CDS encoding nicotinate phosphoribosyltransferase, translating into MNTLNLTDGYKVDHKSQYPNGTEMVYSNWTPRKSRIPKIDQVTFFGLQYFIKKYLQEDFDKNFFGQPKDKVVNAYRRRIGAYLGPDAITYEHIEALHDLGYLPLEIKALPEGTSVPLRTAMFTIKNTLPEFFWLTNFFETILSCIIWMPCTSATIAKQYRVLLDQYALETGGDPDFVPFQAHDFSFRGMAGLEAAMMSGAGHLLNFTGTDTIPAIDFLEQYYHAQTECELIGASVPATEHSVMCMGTVLYEQDTFERLITQTYPTGIVSIVSDTWDFWKVITEYLPALKKQILNRNGKVVIRPDSGDPVKILCGDPTAPLGTPQYKGAVECLFETFGGTLTPTGYKLLNQHVGLIYGDSITLERCEEICKQLKAKGFASTNVVFGIGSYTYQYVTRDTFGFAMKATYGQVAGQGREIYKDPKTDDGTKKSARGLLGIFEDDNGKLTMRDQLDHTEEKQGLLELVYQDGQLLKETTLQEIRERIRAKNLVH; encoded by the coding sequence AATACCCAAACGGGACTGAAATGGTTTACAGCAATTGGACACCCAGAAAAAGTCGAATTCCAAAAATTGACCAGGTTACTTTTTTTGGATTGCAATACTTCATTAAAAAGTATTTACAGGAAGATTTTGACAAGAACTTCTTCGGCCAGCCAAAAGACAAAGTGGTAAACGCATATAGAAGAAGAATAGGAGCTTACCTTGGACCGGATGCCATTACTTACGAGCATATTGAGGCTCTTCATGATTTAGGTTATTTACCTCTGGAAATAAAAGCACTGCCCGAAGGAACAAGTGTTCCTTTGAGAACGGCGATGTTTACCATTAAGAACACTCTTCCTGAGTTCTTTTGGCTAACCAACTTTTTTGAAACCATTTTGAGTTGCATTATCTGGATGCCCTGTACAAGCGCTACAATTGCCAAGCAATATCGAGTGCTTTTAGATCAATATGCATTAGAGACTGGTGGTGATCCTGATTTCGTGCCCTTTCAAGCTCATGATTTTAGTTTTCGCGGAATGGCGGGATTGGAAGCTGCAATGATGAGCGGAGCAGGGCATCTTTTAAATTTTACAGGCACAGATACTATTCCAGCCATAGATTTTTTAGAACAGTACTACCATGCACAAACCGAGTGCGAATTAATTGGAGCCAGTGTCCCAGCCACCGAGCATAGTGTAATGTGCATGGGTACTGTTCTTTATGAACAAGACACTTTTGAGCGATTGATAACTCAAACTTATCCAACAGGGATCGTAAGTATCGTTAGTGATACATGGGATTTTTGGAAGGTGATTACTGAGTATTTACCTGCTCTTAAGAAACAAATATTGAATAGAAATGGAAAGGTAGTAATCCGACCTGATAGTGGAGATCCGGTAAAAATACTTTGTGGAGATCCTACTGCTCCATTGGGTACACCTCAATACAAGGGAGCGGTAGAATGCCTATTTGAAACTTTTGGAGGAACTTTAACTCCTACTGGATATAAACTGCTGAATCAGCATGTGGGCCTCATATATGGAGACAGTATTACACTCGAACGGTGCGAGGAAATTTGCAAACAATTGAAGGCAAAAGGTTTTGCAAGCACCAATGTAGTCTTTGGAATTGGGAGCTACACCTATCAATATGTAACTCGGGATACTTTCGGGTTTGCCATGAAAGCGACCTATGGGCAAGTTGCAGGGCAGGGAAGAGAGATTTATAAAGACCCTAAAACGGATGACGGAACTAAGAAAAGTGCAAGAGGTTTATTGGGAATATTTGAAGATGATAATGGAAAATTGACGATGAGAGATCAACTCGACCACACAGAAGAGAAGCAAGGACTGTTAGAATTAGTTTATCAAGACGGTCAATTACTAAAGGAGACTACTTTGCAAGAAATCCGGGAAAGGATTCGAGCTAAGAATCTCGTTCACTAA